Within the Candidatus Omnitrophota bacterium genome, the region GTAATTGATTCCCAAATCCAGCGCCGCATGAACCGTGCGGATTCCTTCGGCTTCCTCGACAGGCCGAAAGACGCCGCCCAGCGATGACGCCCCAAAACTCAACGCCGAAACTTTCAAACTAGTTTTGCCTAATACGCGGTATTCCATGCTTGTTCCTCGAATTAAATTGACGAAACGAACGGGCGTGGACATCAGCACGTCTGCAACGTCATTTTTTAACTCATATTAGCGCAATGGGAAATGAAAGGAATCTCTTACCCTCGTCGTTTGAATCACGAAAGCACGAAATGAAAAAGAAGAACACGAAAAAAAAAGAAATTAAAAACAGTTGGCGAAAGGAATCGCGCTGCGTTCAAGATTTTTCCGCGATATCCAAAAGAATCCAAGAAATCCGCGATTCGAAAATTCGCGATATTCAGGCGCAATCATCCGCAATATCACTCCCACGGAAACTGTTCCACGAAGGCGCGGATTTCGTCGCGAACGCGGCGATAGTGGGAGAGCGCTTCCTCTTCGTCTTTCGCATGGCGGGCTAGCTGCGGCGGATCGTCGAACCCGGCGTTAATGACTTTTGTTTTTCCCGGAAAGACCGGGCAATGCTCTCCCGCATGGCCGCAGACGGTAACGACGCAATCGAAATCGACGTTTCCCAGTTCCTCGACGCGTTTCGAGCAATGGCTGGAAATATCGACGCCTGCTTCCTTCATGACTTTGACGGCGAGTGGATTGAGGCCGTGCGTTTCGATACCGGCGGAGTAGGCTTCCACACGGTCGTTGAGCAAACGCCGCGCCCAGCCTTCCGCCATTTGGCTGCGGCACGAATTTCCCGTGCAGAGAAAAAGAACGTTGAGTTTTAGCGGATCATCTTTCATTTTGGATTCCTGCCTTCTAAATTTCCATGAAATCGATTATAGATCGGCGGCGGACTAGGAGAAATCGCCAAACCATGATATATAGTAGGCATTGTAG harbors:
- a CDS encoding arsenate reductase ArsC, translating into MKDDPLKLNVLFLCTGNSCRSQMAEGWARRLLNDRVEAYSAGIETHGLNPLAVKVMKEAGVDISSHCSKRVEELGNVDFDCVVTVCGHAGEHCPVFPGKTKVINAGFDDPPQLARHAKDEEEALSHYRRVRDEIRAFVEQFPWE